From the genome of Gallus gallus isolate bGalGal1 chromosome 4, bGalGal1.mat.broiler.GRCg7b, whole genome shotgun sequence:
ATAGCCATATTGTATATCAGACTTGTAGAGCACTGTAATTAGAAAGTAGTTAGCAGGAGCTAGCTGCAGTAAACACATTGGTCTTTGTATGTGCTAGCTAGCTTGTTTCTGATGACCACATTtgtctgaattaaaaaaagaacacgCAATTGCTTATCTACTTCTCAGCTTTATGTGGTGatttttttgctgcagttttttttttttttcccaatatatTAATACCTTATGTGCCAACTCACACAAAAGTATATTTATAAAGTAAAAAGAATGCCAAAGTAGCAAGCTGGAGACTTGTAGTGACATGCTGAGATACTGTCAAAACATGTTAACCATTCATACTTCTTCAGAAatcatttaactgaaaatactgTATATTCTGGTATGCCGAAGACATGCTCCCGGTTGTCTTACTGGAGCTGAATGAGCTCAGGCTGGAAATCAAAGCTCTCTGTAGTCCACAAGGATAGCTGCCAGCACAAGTATGGAACATCTGATAACTTAGCTGGAAATTATGCACCATCTCTAATGTTCACTTCTCTTAACAGTCCTCAGACTCTACTGGCTGGAATGAATAAGTTTTTATCTCAACTTGAAATCACTTTCAGAAGAGATCCTAACAACTACAGACCAAGAATAAACAAACTCAATTCAATCAAGGTAAGAAGCACTTTTACAGTGATGGAGCCGTGACTGTTTAATGTAAACCCTGggatttaaaataatgaacagaATGAAGGCCTAGTGTGCAAGTCTTGCTGTGCTGGAAAACAATACGTGGAATGAGTATTAAGAGTAATAAGTGAAAGTAGGAAGGAATTGAGCTAACCGTTTTTAATTTCAGCTATGTTCAAGTCTGCCAAAGACTACTTTTAATAATActgaccttttctttctttccaaggaTGTGGAACAAAAGAAGAGTGGAAACTACTTTTTCTTGGATGACTAAATATTGAATCTGAGCATCTTTTGTAATTGGCCCATAGAAATGCATATTCAAATCAAATATTGATGGATAAGAAGGCTCGATTGGGTTTTAGAACAATTCATTTTTTGGAGCTTAAATCTGTGCTGCGTGTAACATCTGAGACCAATAGCAGTGTAAAAACGTAGTCTGAGTAAAACTGCCACTTTCTATATTTCGGTGACACAGCCCTATTTCCAGTGTTATAATTCCAAACAGACCATCCTGAAATTGTGCAAATGAGTCTCCAGCTTTTTCAAAGTTTCCAGGCATTTTTCACTTCCATCTATTCTACTCATGTACCAGGTGCTTATTGGACTTcggaattttttaaaaatcattgaaGCTTTTCTGTACAAGATGGAGACTGACCTAGAATGTCAAGATACAGAAGAtcctcttattttaaaaaggctGAATCTCTCTGTATGAGGgtttcataaataaatatccTCCAAACTTACAGTTCTTCTGTGATACGGTGCAAAAATTCTGAAGGAGCAGTGTCTGTGTGGTTATGGGATGTCACGCACACCTTTATCAcattacaaaaagaaacaaaagatggAGTACCAACTACCTGTAACAGTGTAAAGAAGGACATTACATCTTTAAGTCCTTGGTCCATATGCATCTTCTCAGACCCAGGTACAAGAGAATAATCAAATAAAGTCTCAAGGAAAACACTAAAATCCTGTCAAGCTTCTGTAACTTAAACTTGCCTAAGTGAAGAAAGATCCCTGGCTGGCttcattttccagctgctttgctttacaCACTCCGCAGTAGAGAAGGAAGGAGGTTTTCTGAGTAATAAAATGTTTCTCAAGTACTGATGTCAGCAGAACCTTCCTTGACTGTGCTGCAATACAGCTATGTGGAGCTGAAGAGAACGTATGTGTAGAAGCTTGTGACAAAATAGTAATTTTATCTAAGAGGGAAAGCAGAGCGTATCTAAGAGGTTGGCACAGCGTACCTCAGATTTACCAGGTTTAAGAAGCTGAACAAAGTAAGGCTTCAGCTTTTAGGTAAACAACAAAGCACACCTTGTAGCGCAGAGATGAATAGCACTATAATCAACTCCGTGGTTACAGCCCCCAGTACTTGCTTAGTTCTCAACTTGAAATCCTGACCGGATTACAAAACATAGAGGCCCCCAACACAGCCACTGCCATTTTGGACAAGAATAGAAATGCAGTTTATGTGCTTTTTAAGTTGGTTTTGCAGGTTGCCTACGTATCGCCTGCTGAGTGTGTACATAGAGTCCTGTTGCTATTTACAAGTAGTTCTGTCAGCAGAACTAAGCCACATATCTAATAATGTCATTGCAACAAtttcaaatacataaatatatttagaaagaaGTTGAAAACACAGACATTTATTTCAATTGGGAGTTTTATACATCACATGCATCTGGAAAGAAATCATAACTATCACGCAGGTTTCCTGATAGAGGGTGTGCAATCACCTCTGACGCTAGTATTTACacagatataaaaatatacacaaCACAATtttacagagcagagctgagtgaACACTGCACACTGCACTCTGAGTTTGGATAACGAAAAGTCCCAACTGGAAGAGCAACAGCAACACTGTGGGAGATCATTGAAAGGGTCTGAAAAAACAGCATCAGATCTCCGATACAGTGTAAAAATAAGGCAGAAGCCgttttcttctgaagtctgAGGAAGAGCAGAACACAGACTATCcatcttgcttttaaaaagtagtTCCAACAGTGAGTTGTACATGCAAAACATAAATTTGCATCAACAGTGCAATAACAAAAAGAATACTGAACAGTAGCTCAACCatacaaacttaaaaaaaaagtaacgtACTTTTATGCATCTCTTCTCACAAAATATCTAGGATTTGTCAGTGCATTAGTGTTAAAGTGGCATTAAAAAAACTTCTGCTACTGTAACAGATGCAGAATTATCTTGGAAATGCATAGCATCTACATTGTATTGTCTTTGTCATTGTTTAGTTGGCATAGGCACCATTCTACTCACACCAGCATTAATAATTCTCGGTGGAAACAGCCATTCTTACCAAATCGTACACAGCTACTCCTGACTGCTTGTTTCTGATTTCctcaaataaatgctttttaaaattcaaaaatatACCCTATGAATATTAAAAGAACTATATACAACATACCTAAGACACTGTTTGTTAGCTGGCTGCCGTACATGTAACACACAGGAGAGAAACATTCAAGTTTGACAGATTTTTGAGATGAAAGGCCTTTGGGTTGGAAGCATATCAAAGACAACAGTGCAGTAGGCTGAGAATTCCTTTAGCTCAGTTCAGAACTAAGGCATTGtatgttaaaatatatttggtGCAATGTTACCATCAATTTTAGAATCTAGATCACATCAAATGCTGTAATTTGTCACCCTAGGAAACATATATATCCATCTTACGTCACAAACTCAAACCTTTGTGGAAAAAATTCAAACACTAAACctatattgtttttttctaatctgACATTGAGGGAAAAATCACTAAGCCAACCAAACCGCAATCTCCACTAAACAAAACGATAGGAGCTCAAATTCTCGTAGTCTTTACTCACCGAAATTTCATTATATCCTTGGACTTTactaaaaggaaatattaagATTTTAGACTTCTACCTCAAACTACcttttgcatttgaaaactgTCAATTATCCGTTCATCCATTCATTCTATGCTTGATGTCCCCTCTGATTATCTCCCAGTGTTGCCCTTCTCCTGTCATTCCTGTATGGCCTACCTCTAAAGTTTCGCTGGTACTGGTTGCCTTCATCTCTGCTTCTGCCCGGCGGTCCTTTCCAAGCTTCCTCGTTTCTTGGGAACTGGTATCCTCCCCTACTAGAATAACCCCATTCCATTCTCGGCCTTCTGCCTCCTCCATAAGTCTGGTTATAAAACTGCTTGGATCTACCACTTCTCAGCATATCAGAAACTTCATTCTCATCTTCAGAGCTCTCTTCCCTCACTCTTTGTGCcctgttttctgtctgtagATTACCAGCACCCTTGGAATCTCTAACTTTATCAGTCTTATCCTTACGACCGTGAGCAGtgtttttcagttcattttttgGTGGTTCTGCCAACGGCAGTGTGGTGTTGGGCACCGCCGTCTGCCTCTCAACCCCCTGTATTTGTGTAGAGCGATTTTGCAGCCCAGCTGTTGCCTGCTTAGCAGGAGAAGCTGAAGTACAAGTTTGCTCCAACTGAGGTGCTCTAGCTGAAGTTTCTTTGGGGGCGCTGCATTCGCTGCTCGCACCAGCCACTGGGAACGGTATGGTGTTTGAGCTACTGCTGCTGTTAGTCTTCTGAAGCTGTTCTACACAGTTTACTGCCGGAACTGGAGCACCGCATTCTTTAGCCACGTACATGTTTGCAGATGTGCTACTTGTTGCATCTTTGTCCTCAGGTGCCATGACAACGTTAGGTCTCGCTACTGAATTTTCAATGAAGCCCTGAACTGGGTACCCATACCAGaagtgaggaaagaaaggaggcgCTATTGGAACAGCACCTAGAAAGTGACCGTGTCCAAAAGATGGTTGTGGGAATATGTTTTTCCCCCTCAGGGGCTCTTCATAGTTTGCATGAAGGGCTTGCACTGAATTCTCCGATTCGACACGGAGCTGTCCTTGACTTTCTGACACCTGAGCTGCAGGTACGATCAGTGGCAGCGACGGCGACCTGCTGTCAACCTGTGACATTTGACCATTGGATCTGGTCTCACTCGGAATAGCGAAGTGCCTGTTTGGTTGCACAGTCTCATTTTCAATCTGCGTCGGTGGAGCCTCCTGGAACCAGGGATTGTGCGGATACACGGGGAGGGACATGTTTGGGTACATTCGACAAGCAGCTAAGTAGGCCTGGTGCAGAGGGTACAGGTAAGAATGAGGTGCCCACATGGGACAGCTGTATGCCTGCAAGATGATAAGAAACAAGAACTTGATCATTTGAACTTGTAGGCAGATAAGCAGCACACAGGTCATTTATCATTatgaaatagattttatttccagtaaCTGCTCTCAGTTCTTAAGAATTTCTGGGCTTTCAgcatcatgttttttttttttttcttccaaatacagTTGAAATAAGGACCAGTCATGATCAATAAGAGAACCTGATAACATAGTTGCTGTATGGttaatttaaacaaatgaacagcaagacaaaagtCTGCATTTGTCAACTCTAACTGACAGTATGACCATAGATGACAAGCTAGTTAGTTCACTAATACAGACgtagaggaagggaagggggttGCTACCTAAGTGGATGACTTCAATATTGTCAACATAGCTCATGAGCAACACCACTGGATGTTTTTGTAAGGCAGCATCTCAAATACACACATTTCAGGTTTTACAGAACATCATACAAAGCTGCTGTTGGCACAAGAAAACACTGGAGTAGGCAGGGGGTAGAGTCCAAAATCTGGCACAGTCTACTATGTGCTATCAGTAGAAACAGTCCCTGGAGCAAACTGTCCTGAAAGCCTACTCAGACCCCTTTTGATGGGAACTAGTCAGATCACTCTGCATGAGCAGCTGGAAGAGTGTAGGCATCAGGATGACAGCCTCTGGGACcaaagcagtgcacagagaaCCTGGAAGGTGGTTGCCAGGTCTACAACACTATTTGGTCACCAACTGAAGAGCAGAGCTATTTAACTCAGTACTTTGACCAGTAGATGGTGCTGAAAGCCCAAAATGTCATGTTATATCCTAAATAACACAAAGCACAGTCCCAAATAGACACAGGtttcaaaaacaaattctgCTTAAACACTTCAAATACATTGCAGTGGCACATGCTAATGACTTGGGCATTTTCCAATGAACAAGACTTGCCTTAGGTACATGGCTATCAAATCTAAATTTACTTGGTAACTTGTGCTGAACATTGCCCTTAACCTGAGCAGGTGAGACAGACAAGCAGATACCTAAAAGAGTCTCCAAGGAAAAGATAAGCCAGGTATTTTTACTACAGTGGTTTTGCCAGTACACAAACATTATCAAAGGCAGAGGACTGCTTGTCTTCTACTACTTACTGCTTCTAGAAGAATGCAGATGCAAACACATATTGGTTTACCTACAAATTTGTAAAGCACAATTTCTGTGGACTGCATATAACCATGTTTGAAGCAGATAGATCTATCACTGTTGAACTGCAGTGTGGACACTGTTAGGATTCCATTTAATAGAAGGCAAAAtacaaaaagtatttcaaatctAAAGATACGTCTGAAGTGCATAGCTGCAGCAACCCATCTTCCATGCTGTAATTACCACCAAACATAAGAAAATTTCATGGTAtaacaaatacagaaacatgCAAGTTGGAAGAGTTACCTTCACTCCAAGATTGAAGAAGAATCTAAGAATATTCTTATCTATagacagaacaaagaaaaaaaaaatcaatgaaaactTCCATCTGATCCAAAAATTGATCCTTATTTAAAGTTACATTTCAGTAGAGAAACACAAATATTAAGTTGTTGCTTGCATGACATTGTTTGATTTATTggtttttccattttgttttgttcccttttaTGAGTATTTTCATGAGTTTCTTTTGGGACACAATAAAGTAACTGCGACACAACTACAGTTTAAATTTCAGTCTTAGTAGCTTATAGAACTgagcttattttttttagagCAACAGTTCAGTAAATGCATGCCACCATGCAGACATAGTATGATCTTTATGAACACTATATTTTAAGTACGCTAAAACCTGCCTCCTCACAGACCAAGAGGGAAATGCTGAGCAACTCCCAACATTTGGATTACAGCAGAAAATCTTTGAGATACATTACTGTAAAGGAAGAAACTCTCCAAAGAAAATCCTATCAATTCACAAAACCTGGAGCCACGGTGGGTCAAGCTAGGAACCATAAAATGGTAACAGATTTCTAGGTGTAACCACTTAAAATAACTGCAATATTAACATGAACAATATAAATCAAAGACTTGTAACTCCATGCAATCTTCCCTCTCACCCTTTATATCCCAAAATGACAACAATTAGATCTTTGGTCCTATTGTTAGCCTGTATTGAAAGtagtattttgtttaaaataaagaaaaaataaagaaaacctaTTGGGAAAAAAGGTATCAGGTACAGACCTTCCAGATTCTCACCTTTAGGTAAGTCCTCCCCACTGCTGCACAGGGAGTAAGAGGGTGCAATggctctttctcccttttcactTAAAGGGAATCCAGGATATAGTGGATCCTGATAAGGATTCAGAGTCTGAGGCAAAGGCATTAAAGGCTGGTTAACTGCTTGTATCGACACAGGAACTCCAGCAACTGGAGCAGATGTTACCTGAGCCTGCGATACAATAGAGTCAGGTCCCGTTGCTGGGGCTGGCATCAACGAAGAAGCAGGTATTTGGGCTGGAATACCTAGAGGCAAACACACATTTCTGTATTGATTACATATCAACTACATCAGATTACAAAAGAAAGTGATAGtggaaaataaagtttaaaaggacagacaaagaaagaaacagaaaaggtaTTCAGAAAGGGATAAGTGGAAATGGAGAGTTGGTAAGttataaacaaaggaaaatttgaTTAAGTGTAGAGAAcagttcttttcagaaagaattgaaACAGTTAAGTTTTCTAGAAATAGCTCAACCCTTCCCATATTTATGTAAAAAATTATGAATaccagaaggaaagagaaggataaaaaagggcAGGAACTGAAGCTTAGATGTGAATTTTTGCAATTCTCATTCAGACTCATCGTTTACAGTTAACCCAGAATCTGAGCTAAGCTGGGCTATACAACTCCATAGCAACGTGGTGAAGTATGACAGGGTTATCATGTTAATTAAAGTATCACGTGAACATGCTATGATGACTCTGAGGATAGTTCATGTTCAGAaacaacagtggaaaaaatacagcacttGACCTAATGAACAATTCTGAATTTTATCTAACCAAAGTCCATGTATCAGGAAACACACGCAGTACAAGAAAAGGCATTAAACTAGTTCTGCTACAAAGTCAGCTGAGCTTCAAAAGGATCTCAGCAGCTCCAGACATACCAGACCCAAGGCGAGTCTGTAGCAAATCAAACTTATTACGTGACAcacaacacaaaacacacaatCTTCCATATGCTGACCCTATTCTACATTAAGCAGATCTTTAGAATGAGCCCCCCTCAAAACTCAGAGTTGCCTCATTCAGGGGAAATACAGAGAGCTGAGTACACATTCCTCTTCCACCTTCAGATAAGGAGTTGAGTGACCTATATATATACACGTGGAATCAAAGATCCACTAGAATTCCCATTAGTTTTGAGCAGCAAGTAAATTGCATTCCCATAGGTGACTGCCTATGGGATGTGAAGTTACAAGAAACAAGGATTTCCTGAAGGCATTTTCAATTTAGCAGGACAGTTAAAACTAATTAGTTTCTGATATACATTAATATTTCTCCAAACCTGCTGGTCCGTAGGTTGTTGGCTCACTTGGCCAAGCTGGCACAATGGCTGGTACAGAAGGCACTGTTGGAGGCAAATGCACCTCAGAAAAGACCGGTGACGGTGTTGGAGTTACACTTGGTAAGCACTCTGTCAATTTCTATAAAGACAAAAAGATCacgttatttttttctaaatcaacATTGTTGATGAAGCCTATCATGTCTGACTGCTATAAAAAAGGCTTAATTAACAAATATTGTCCAGACTGTCACCAGCACAATAGCAAAATATCGATTAGCAACAAATCAAGTTGCATACATAAAAAATTAGAAGTGAAAAGCATGATTAACTTAGAAAATACATATAAGAAATAACCTCTTTCTCAGAAGAATATACTTTTACTTTTCTATCACTAGCAGTCCTTTCAAGTTCTCTACTATGGATATAACAGGTTCCTAACTTTACACAGGCAATTCTAACACTATCACCATAGAAAGGACTGCATAATTAAAAGCCATTATTACAACACATACATGGCTATAATAAAGCTCTCCTTTGCCTGAAGTCTCCTGACTGGAAAACTGTGAAGTCAAACAAACATTCCTTACTTGTTCAGCAACAGCTGGAGAATCTGTTTTGACTTGTTCCAAAGGAGATGAAGCTTTTGGACAACTCTCATCTTGACTATTCCTCTAAAGCAAAGTTAGAGATAGACAAACACAGCTAGTCTAATAATAAGATTTGTGTTTCAAAGAAGCAttcaaaaatattaaagcagACTACACACAGTGGGCTAAGAATCCAGTCACTATTATATTAGTGTAACATTTTGCTCACTGGAAGGACAGCAAAGAATAAAAGCCAACAAGAGGCCACAAATCTTCACTTCAGAGATCATAATCTGTTAGCACAGTAGCTATTAACAAACATCAAATCTTCTACCGTCCCAATGTATTCAAAGTACAGACTGTACTAAGCAATTACGAATCCAGATCTGTAAGAGCTTGATAGCCCAGATGTGGAAACTCAGATTGTTAAGAAAGTCTGTAAGCATCTGTGACAGGGGCTGAGGAAAGCTGATGGCAACACACGCCTCACATCTTGAAAGTATTTTACTAGAAGCtgtaaagcagcagcagcaatcacAGCTACAAAGGCAGCTACTGATCTGATAGTCACATATCAGAGAAGCaataacattaaaagaaaaaaaaaatttggtcTTGTCTTTGAGATTACCTCAGATGAATTTGGCTCAAGCTTCTGACTTAAGTGGATCTGCCTGGAATTTGACTCTGTAACACCAAGACATAACCTAGTAAATGAACCATGACACCATTTATGGCTATCACAACTTAAGCCAGTTAAATTTTGTCTTTCCCAAGTTAagccttcaaaacaaaacctacCTCATCACATAACACTTCAGAATTCAATTTTTACTAAATATCAAGTGACCAGTTAGAGCAGTAACAGCAGAGCTAGTCTAAAAATCTGGGTTTTCAGACTTCTACATGAGTTTTTGTTCgttttaaaaatcagtaaaatgTTAACCATTTTAGTGATGCCTGAgggaagcaggaaagaaaatggagcTGTCTTCTCAGTTTAAAGGCACGTCATTCGTCCTAAATCCCTCCTAATGACTTTAATCAAAGTGAAAATGTCCTGATCTGCATTTCCATGTTCCAATATTAAGAGAAGACATGAGTTCAGTTCCAAAGATCTAGAAAGTTTTCAGACTGATGCAGAAAATCTAATTGCTTGAGCACTGGCAAATGACTGGTGAGGGGAGAGGCTGCTGAAGAACATCTTGGCATAATCTTCCCATGATATGATCTGTATAGACTTTATCTTGTAGCTGTTGTTTCAGTCTGTTTCACACTGCTTGTCAACTAAATTCATGCACATGAGTTTAGCATTAGCTGCTAAACAgatcctttattattttttttaaacctcagTGTGTGTACCATTGTTCTAACACCTAGACAACAGCGTAAAGAAAACCAATATTGCTTATAATTACTACAAATTCCCTATTACCAACAGGAACCTCAAAATACTGAGAAGGAAGTAATTGTTTATTCCTGTAGAAGTTTTCATCTAGTTCCATAAGCAGTGAATCcaaaacatcacaaaaaaagGATGACATGCCGTACATTTCAACTAAATCCATCCAAAGCATCCTCTACACATGTGCTTCTTTTTGGCATCAGATATGAAACAACCTTTAAGATGTTTCTTGGTAATGAAAAAACAGGTAACATCAGTCCTTGTTAGAACATTTGAGAAGGTACTTGATGTTCTAACAGGGACTAAATGGCACAAGTACCATAAATGCACAACAATGCCTTTTCCCAGAGATaagggaacaaaacaaaaatagaggaTGCAAGAAGAGAACAGCTTCTAAGAGAAGTCTTGAGTTGGAGTTTTATCTAgtcagagaagaagaaaaaaagaaacaacacagaagaaGCTAAGACCAAATTCAGTGTTCAGTCATAGCAAAACTGACAGGACAACAATATAAAATACCACTGGCTGCATTTAGCAAAGATTGATTAACGACCTACTGACAGCTACAGCTTTTATCTATTACTGACACATTCCTCTTCctcacagaagaggaaaagcttaGAATCAATGCAAAGCAGTTAGGGTGTGTTTAAACACTTGGGGGAGGAACCCAAACAAGTTTTGAGTGCATGACAGCTCTAACATAAACAGGTTTGGTTTTTCAGTGGTAGTTTTGTGTCAcctcttctgcacagccttttcttccctttccataCCACTGCGTGCTAATACTTCGTCAGATCAcaggtattttttttacctgcttTTCTCTAAGTGCTCCTAGTATTTCCCCCACTAGCACTTTCTGCTATACTTGTTAGCATTTCGACAGTATCTAATTTAATTCAATAATCTAGTCTTTTGTTTCCCCAATTCCTCTTTGCATTTACTACAAAAGTCCCACCAAGGAGCCTACTTCACTCAGCCACATTCACAAACCTTGACCTTAGCTTAGTTGAGGGCTATTACTCATAACAATTTTCTTCTAATTACCTAAACTGACTGAATCTTGAATAAAGTCTGAAACTGCTAATAAAAGACTTGATCtgaaaaacttgtatttttttttttacctttatcTTTCTGCTCTTCCACCTCTGCTGTCCacttgctgcttcttttctcaTTACTTGAGACCTTTTTTGGATTATCCACGGTGCGTGTAGCAGCCTGACTGACTGACTGATTCTAAAGAAATTGACAAAAGCAGAAGTGCAAATATATCTTAGAAGTTCAGCGACACTTTGCTGTCATCTGGTATGACACTATTAGGCCTTCGTGACaagtatatttatttcagtaatatacagaaggaggaaggagaaaagcagtcTTCATCAGTATCAGATTCATTTACCCTTTCATTCATGGctaaattttgctttaaaagcgTTCATGTAATTAGTTTACGTGACAAACTAGAACTGTTTCACTCGAAGAATTTCTACTTTAAATTGCATCCCTCTATCTACAGGATCTGATTATTCCCTGGATGTACAGAGACTAGTCCATTTTAAAGAAACCCACATCAGCAGAACAATCCATTACATTCAAAGGCTACAATCTTCCCTCAGACACTGACAAATATACTGAAGCCTTCTCAGTTCCACcaca
Proteins encoded in this window:
- the OTUD4 gene encoding OTU domain-containing protein 4 isoform X1, which codes for MEAAGKPGGGEQSRCAGGTDAPAAASMDCYLRSQGLYRKKVAKDGSCLFRAVAEQVLHSQSRHIDVRMACVDYLRKHREKFEAFIEGPFEEYLKCLENPQEWVGQVEISALSLMYKKDFIIYREPNASPSHVTENGFSDKVLLCFSNGNHYDIVYPIEYSERAALCQSLLYELLYEKVFGTDVKKIIAELSAVGVTEENNGSSEFSASDSEDDNYRSKATAVGDVNGLKSLSGSKHLKSSGNPTLPKKVLKSLNPLVYRNVEYDVWLQSKWDQQNQDFSIAAGMQYSIGDKCKVRLDHNGKFYNAHIQEVCSENGPVVVFVEELGAKHSVSLKSLKPLPQASPMEGWNTVPGKKMKKFFPTWGQNAQPDADGRGPKNQSKSIKPQSALPPRLQHTVGTRQHQFVCSGPQPHQTSTEQKAPGRNSSQAARKPDRERTEDLNHGGRDCNYFGLSPEERREKQAIEESRSLYEIQQRDEQAFPALSNNQSVSQAATRTVDNPKKVSSNEKRSSKWTAEVEEQKDKESNSRQIHLSQKLEPNSSERNSQDESCPKASSPLEQVKTDSPAVAEQKLTECLPSVTPTPSPVFSEVHLPPTVPSVPAIVPAWPSEPTTYGPAGIPAQIPASSLMPAPATGPDSIVSQAQVTSAPVAGVPVSIQAVNQPLMPLPQTLNPYQDPLYPGFPLSEKGERAIAPSYSLCSSGEDLPKDKNILRFFFNLGVKAYSCPMWAPHSYLYPLHQAYLAACRMYPNMSLPVYPHNPWFQEAPPTQIENETVQPNRHFAIPSETRSNGQMSQVDSRSPSLPLIVPAAQVSESQGQLRVESENSVQALHANYEEPLRGKNIFPQPSFGHGHFLGAVPIAPPFFPHFWYGYPVQGFIENSVARPNVVMAPEDKDATSSTSANMYVAKECGAPVPAVNCVEQLQKTNSSSSSNTIPFPVAGASSECSAPKETSARAPQLEQTCTSASPAKQATAGLQNRSTQIQGVERQTAVPNTTLPLAEPPKNELKNTAHGRKDKTDKVRDSKGAGNLQTENRAQRVREESSEDENEVSDMLRSGRSKQFYNQTYGGGRRPRMEWGYSSRGGYQFPRNEEAWKGPPGRSRDEGNQYQRNFRGRPYRNDRRRATLGDNQRGHQA
- the OTUD4 gene encoding OTU domain-containing protein 4 isoform X2, producing MEAAGKPGGGEQSRCAGGTDAPAAASMDCYLRSQGLYRKKVAKDGSCLFRAVAEQVLHSQSRHIDVRMACVDYLRKHREKFEAFIEGPFEEYLKCLENPQEWVGQVEISALSLMYKKDFIIYREPNASPSHVTENGFSDKVLLCFSNGNHYDIVYPIEYSERAALCQSLLYELLYEKVFGTDVKKIIAELSAVGVTEENNGSSEFSASDSEDDNYRSKATAVGDVNGLKSLSGSKHLKSSGNPTLPKKVLKSLNPLVYRNVEYDVWLQSKWDQQNQDFSIAAGMQYSIGDKCKVRLDHNGKFYNAHIQEVCSENGPVVVFVEELGAKHSVSLKSLKPLPQASPMEGWNTVPGKKMKKFFPTWGQNAQPDADGRGPKNQSKSIKPQSALPPRLQHTVGTRQHQFVCSGPQPHQTSTEQKAPGRNSSQAARKPDRERTEDLNHGGRDCNYFGLSPEERREKQAIEESRSLYEIQQRDEQAFPALSNNQSVSQAATRTVDNPKKVSSNEKRSSKWTAEVEEQKDKESNSRQIHLSQKLEPNSSERNSQDESCPKASSPLEQVKTDSPAVAEQKLTECLPSVTPTPSPVFSEVHLPPTVPSVPAIVPAWPSEPTTYGPAGIPAQIPASSLMPAPATGPDSIVSQAQTLNPYQDPLYPGFPLSEKGERAIAPSYSLCSSGEDLPKDKNILRFFFNLGVKAYSCPMWAPHSYLYPLHQAYLAACRMYPNMSLPVYPHNPWFQEAPPTQIENETVQPNRHFAIPSETRSNGQMSQVDSRSPSLPLIVPAAQVSESQGQLRVESENSVQALHANYEEPLRGKNIFPQPSFGHGHFLGAVPIAPPFFPHFWYGYPVQGFIENSVARPNVVMAPEDKDATSSTSANMYVAKECGAPVPAVNCVEQLQKTNSSSSSNTIPFPVAGASSECSAPKETSARAPQLEQTCTSASPAKQATAGLQNRSTQIQGVERQTAVPNTTLPLAEPPKNELKNTAHGRKDKTDKVRDSKGAGNLQTENRAQRVREESSEDENEVSDMLRSGRSKQFYNQTYGGGRRPRMEWGYSSRGGYQFPRNEEAWKGPPGRSRDEGNQYQRNFRGRPYRNDRRRATLGDNQRGHQA
- the OTUD4 gene encoding OTU domain-containing protein 4 isoform X3, yielding MEAAGKPGGGEQSRCAGGTDAPAAASMDCYLRSQGLYRKKVAKDGSCLFRAVAEQVLHSQSRHIDVRMACVDYLRKHREKFEAFIEGPFEEYLKCLENPQEWVGQVEISALSLMYKKDFIIYREPNASPSHVTENGFSDKVLLCFSNGNHYDIVYPIEYSERAALCQSLLYELLYEKVFGTDVKKIIAELSAVGVTEENNGSSEFSASDSEDDNYRSKATAVGDVNGLKSLSGSKHLKSSGNPTLPKKVLKSLNPLVYRNVEYDVWLQSKWDQQNQDFSIAAGMQYSIGDKCKVRLDHNGKFYNAHIQEVCSENGPVVVFVEELGAKHSVSLKSLKPLPQASPMEGWNTVPGKKMKKFFPTWGQNAQPDADGRGPKNQSKSIKPQSALPPRLQHTVGTRQHQFVCSGPQPHQTSTEQKAPGRNSSQAARKPDRERTEDLNHGGRDCNYFGLSPEERREKQAIEESRSLYEIQQRDEQAFPALSNNQSVSQAATRTVDNPKKVSSNEKRSSKWTAEVEEQKDKESNSRQIHLSQKLEPNSSEKLTECLPSVTPTPSPVFSEVHLPPTVPSVPAIVPAWPSEPTTYGPAGIPAQIPASSLMPAPATGPDSIVSQAQVTSAPVAGVPVSIQAVNQPLMPLPQTLNPYQDPLYPGFPLSEKGERAIAPSYSLCSSGEDLPKDKNILRFFFNLGVKAYSCPMWAPHSYLYPLHQAYLAACRMYPNMSLPVYPHNPWFQEAPPTQIENETVQPNRHFAIPSETRSNGQMSQVDSRSPSLPLIVPAAQVSESQGQLRVESENSVQALHANYEEPLRGKNIFPQPSFGHGHFLGAVPIAPPFFPHFWYGYPVQGFIENSVARPNVVMAPEDKDATSSTSANMYVAKECGAPVPAVNCVEQLQKTNSSSSSNTIPFPVAGASSECSAPKETSARAPQLEQTCTSASPAKQATAGLQNRSTQIQGVERQTAVPNTTLPLAEPPKNELKNTAHGRKDKTDKVRDSKGAGNLQTENRAQRVREESSEDENEVSDMLRSGRSKQFYNQTYGGGRRPRMEWGYSSRGGYQFPRNEEAWKGPPGRSRDEGNQYQRNFRGRPYRNDRRRATLGDNQRGHQA